The Novosphingobium kaempferiae genome includes a window with the following:
- the prmC gene encoding peptide chain release factor N(5)-glutamine methyltransferase, with protein sequence MAENVAEAIRDAALRLAETSDTARLDAEVLMAHALGVTRSQLLLGRMRDPAPAVFAALVDRRAAHEPVAYIIGKAEFYGLELDVTPATLIPRGDTETLIEAAREVLADRLPARILDLGTGTGALLLAALSLWPEAEGVAIDRSPDTLAVAQANADRHAPAARLLVADWTQPDWSADLGRFDLILTNPPYVEDEAPLDASVRAYEPAGALFSGPEGLDDYRILVPQLPGLLAPGGVAMVEIGWRQAEAVVKIGVQAGLRARVHRDLGGRDRVVAFSGTNVEGA encoded by the coding sequence ATGGCTGAGAACGTAGCCGAGGCCATCCGCGACGCCGCCCTGCGGCTCGCAGAGACCAGCGACACCGCCCGCCTCGACGCCGAAGTGCTGATGGCCCACGCGCTGGGTGTCACCCGCTCGCAGTTGCTTTTGGGCCGGATGCGCGATCCGGCGCCTGCGGTCTTCGCCGCGCTGGTCGACCGCCGCGCCGCGCATGAGCCGGTGGCCTACATCATCGGCAAGGCGGAGTTCTACGGCCTTGAACTGGATGTCACTCCGGCGACGCTGATCCCCCGTGGCGATACCGAGACGCTGATCGAGGCGGCGCGCGAAGTCTTGGCGGATCGTCTGCCTGCGCGAATCCTCGATCTCGGTACCGGCACCGGCGCGTTGCTGCTGGCGGCGCTGTCGCTCTGGCCCGAGGCGGAAGGAGTGGCCATCGACCGCTCGCCCGATACGCTGGCCGTGGCGCAGGCAAACGCCGACCGCCATGCGCCCGCCGCGCGGCTGCTGGTGGCCGACTGGACACAGCCGGACTGGTCGGCCGACCTGGGTCGCTTCGACCTGATCCTGACCAACCCGCCCTATGTCGAGGACGAGGCCCCGCTCGATGCCTCGGTGCGCGCCTATGAGCCTGCGGGCGCTCTGTTTTCCGGTCCCGAGGGGCTGGATGACTATCGCATCCTCGTCCCCCAGCTTCCCGGCCTGCTGGCGCCGGGCGGCGTGGCGATGGTCGAGATCGGCTGGCGACAGGCCGAGGCGGTCGTCAAGATCGGGGTTCAGGCGGGCCTTCGTGCGCGCGTTCACCGCGATCTGGGAGGCAGGGATCGTGTCGTCGCGTTTTCGGGGACAAACGTAGAGGGGGCGTAA
- a CDS encoding DUF4167 domain-containing protein, with protein sequence MNNNNRGNNRRRGRGNNRQQGGQQTNRIDSRARGNAPQLLEKYRKMAHDAHLNGDRVTEEYYLQFADHYFRVIADQKQRQEESRQPQQPRRDDYRQNDYGDDYGSYDDPYGEAPSAPVERAPRPEREPRQEREPRQDREQRNYEQRAPQQQPEPVAEEAGEPVIEETVEAERNLYEPAENPFVRDNRASRGLKQRKPRGPRREDGEEAEQAQAAPAEAPAAQAEPAGFDVDTLPPAISAKPARKRAPKAAVEDAAPAAEADVAGEDKPRRRRTRKAATDDAAPEAVNG encoded by the coding sequence TTGAATAACAACAATCGTGGTAACAACCGTCGGCGCGGCCGCGGTAACAACCGCCAGCAGGGCGGTCAGCAGACCAACCGGATCGACAGCAGGGCGCGCGGCAACGCGCCGCAGCTTCTGGAAAAGTACCGGAAGATGGCGCACGACGCGCACCTCAATGGCGACCGCGTGACCGAGGAATACTACCTCCAGTTCGCCGACCATTACTTCCGCGTCATCGCCGACCAGAAGCAGCGCCAGGAAGAATCGCGCCAGCCCCAGCAGCCGCGCCGCGACGACTACCGCCAGAACGATTACGGCGACGACTACGGTTCCTACGACGATCCGTATGGCGAGGCGCCTTCGGCTCCGGTCGAGCGTGCTCCCCGGCCCGAGCGCGAACCGCGCCAGGAACGTGAGCCGCGCCAGGATCGCGAGCAGCGCAACTACGAGCAGCGTGCTCCCCAGCAGCAGCCCGAGCCGGTGGCCGAAGAGGCGGGCGAGCCCGTCATCGAAGAGACCGTCGAGGCGGAGCGCAACCTCTACGAGCCTGCGGAAAACCCCTTCGTGCGTGACAATCGCGCCTCGCGCGGCCTGAAGCAGCGCAAGCCGCGCGGCCCGCGTCGCGAAGACGGGGAAGAAGCCGAGCAGGCGCAGGCCGCTCCGGCCGAGGCTCCTGCTGCTCAGGCAGAGCCCGCAGGCTTCGACGTCGACACGCTGCCGCCCGCGATCTCGGCCAAGCCCGCCCGCAAGCGCGCGCCCAAGGCCGCTGTCGAGGACGCCGCTCCGGCTGCCGAGGCGGACGTCGCAGGCGAGGACAAGCCCCGCCGTCGCCGCACCCGCAAGGCCGCGACCGACGACGCTGCACCCGAGGCCGTCAACGGCTGA
- a CDS encoding M61 family metallopeptidase: protein MKTLIAGATLLTSLLLSTSTFAQDATRSTPMAPPLPPAMPAAQDVPYAGPIDLKINASDVTRGVYRVTQTIPVAAGARDLILLQAGWLPGNHSETGPYGLLADIHFYADGKEIAWVRDTVAVNAFRLALPEGTKQVVAKFVHTSPLQSSEGRITMTQEMLNLQWEKMSLYPAGYYTRGIQYKPTVTFPKGWQVFTALDGFKRTGDTVTWNTIDFERLVDSPIFAGLHSQRWDLGQNVFMDVVADEPKLLAIKPENLQTYRNLVTEATTTFGSRHFDHYDFLLALTDRMGGIGLEHHRSSENQQEPKSWIDWDGMDWDRNVISHEFVHSWNGKFRRGADAWTPDYQQPMQNTMLWVYEGQTQFWGYVLAARSGVQSRGMVMAMFATAAGKYAEGTPGRAWRSVEDTVNAPQLMRRRPLPYTSLTRSEDYYVEGALVWLEADQIIRRGTKGAKGLDDFAKAFFGVRDGDWGEVTYDFDEVVKVLNGVYTYDWANFLRTRLYATNQPAPLNGVQMGGYKLVWKEQPNVYDKGIAEERKTLDLTYSLGMSLNKDGDVVSTLWDGPAYNAGIVNSTKIVAVGGRAYDKDVLRDAITAAKTSKAPISLLVKRGDVYQTIEIDYHGGLRYPWLETTSPGKTNGLDKLLTARGK from the coding sequence ATGAAGACTTTGATCGCGGGCGCGACCCTCCTCACCTCCCTGCTGCTGTCCACTTCGACCTTCGCGCAGGATGCCACCCGTTCCACCCCGATGGCGCCGCCGCTGCCCCCGGCGATGCCCGCCGCGCAGGACGTGCCCTATGCCGGGCCGATCGACCTGAAGATCAATGCGAGCGACGTCACGCGCGGCGTCTACCGTGTCACCCAGACGATTCCCGTGGCGGCGGGCGCGCGCGACCTGATCCTGCTGCAGGCGGGCTGGCTGCCGGGCAACCACTCGGAAACCGGGCCTTACGGCCTGCTCGCCGACATCCATTTCTACGCCGACGGGAAGGAAATCGCCTGGGTGCGTGACACTGTCGCCGTCAACGCCTTCCGCCTCGCGCTGCCCGAGGGCACGAAGCAGGTCGTCGCCAAATTCGTCCACACCTCGCCGCTCCAGTCGAGCGAGGGCCGCATCACGATGACGCAGGAGATGCTCAACCTCCAGTGGGAGAAGATGAGCCTCTACCCGGCGGGCTATTACACGCGCGGCATTCAGTACAAGCCGACCGTGACCTTCCCCAAGGGCTGGCAGGTCTTCACCGCGCTCGACGGGTTCAAGCGGACCGGGGACACGGTGACGTGGAACACGATCGATTTCGAACGCCTCGTCGATTCGCCGATCTTCGCAGGGCTTCATTCGCAGCGCTGGGATCTGGGGCAGAACGTGTTCATGGACGTCGTCGCCGACGAGCCCAAGCTCCTTGCCATCAAGCCCGAGAACCTGCAGACCTACCGCAACCTCGTGACCGAGGCGACGACGACGTTCGGTTCGCGCCACTTCGACCACTACGACTTCCTGCTCGCCCTGACCGACCGCATGGGCGGCATCGGGCTGGAGCACCACCGGTCGAGCGAGAACCAGCAGGAGCCCAAGTCGTGGATCGACTGGGACGGCATGGACTGGGACCGCAACGTCATCTCGCACGAGTTCGTTCATAGCTGGAACGGCAAGTTCCGCCGCGGCGCCGATGCATGGACGCCGGACTACCAGCAGCCGATGCAGAACACGATGCTGTGGGTCTACGAAGGCCAGACGCAGTTCTGGGGCTACGTGCTGGCGGCGCGCTCGGGCGTGCAGTCGCGCGGGATGGTCATGGCGATGTTCGCGACCGCCGCGGGCAAGTATGCCGAAGGCACTCCGGGCCGCGCATGGCGCTCGGTCGAGGACACCGTGAACGCGCCGCAGCTGATGCGCCGCCGCCCGCTGCCCTACACCTCGCTCACCCGCTCCGAGGACTACTACGTCGAGGGCGCGCTGGTCTGGCTGGAAGCGGACCAGATCATCCGCCGGGGCACCAAGGGCGCCAAGGGCCTCGACGATTTCGCCAAGGCCTTCTTCGGCGTGCGCGATGGCGATTGGGGCGAAGTGACCTACGACTTCGACGAAGTCGTGAAGGTGCTGAACGGCGTCTACACTTACGACTGGGCGAACTTCCTGCGCACGCGCCTCTACGCCACCAACCAGCCCGCACCGCTGAACGGCGTACAGATGGGCGGCTACAAGCTGGTGTGGAAGGAGCAGCCCAACGTCTACGACAAGGGCATCGCGGAAGAGCGCAAGACGCTCGACCTCACGTATTCGCTGGGCATGTCGCTCAACAAGGACGGCGATGTCGTATCGACGCTGTGGGACGGCCCGGCCTACAATGCGGGTATCGTGAACTCGACCAAGATCGTCGCGGTCGGCGGACGTGCCTACGACAAGGACGTGCTGCGCGACGCGATCACCGCCGCCAAGACGTCGAAGGCGCCGATCAGCCTGCTGGTCAAGCGCGGCGACGTCTACCAGACCATCGAGATCGATTACCACGGCGGCCTGCGTTACCCCTGGCTGGAAACCACTTCGCCGGGCAAGACCAATGGCCTGGACAAGTTGCTGACCGCACGCGGTAAATAA
- a CDS encoding sulfurtransferase, giving the protein MAYETLIAVDALKDMLASGSDVLVFDCEFELGAPDKGAEIYAKGHIPGARYAHLDEDLASPPDGENGRHPLPARVALVAWLRSQGLRKQQQVVAYDSNGGAWAARLWWLLRWLGHAPVAVLDGGKPAWMDAGLPLETGSPQPSASGDFEPGEPLVPTPVNAADVLANIETQDARVLDARDPSRFAGNPNPLDPVAGHIPGARNHFFRDNLGPDGRFRPADELAEAFTAVLGDEPAILQCGSGVTACHNALAMAVAGLPAGRLYPGSWSEWIADPARPVATGSE; this is encoded by the coding sequence ATGGCCTACGAAACGTTGATCGCGGTCGACGCGCTCAAGGACATGCTCGCGTCGGGTTCCGACGTGCTCGTCTTCGACTGCGAGTTCGAACTCGGCGCACCTGACAAGGGCGCGGAAATCTACGCGAAGGGCCATATTCCCGGCGCACGCTACGCCCATCTCGACGAGGATCTCGCCTCCCCGCCCGACGGCGAAAACGGCCGCCATCCCCTGCCCGCGCGGGTGGCGCTGGTCGCCTGGCTGCGCTCGCAGGGGTTGCGCAAGCAGCAGCAGGTCGTCGCCTACGACAGCAACGGCGGTGCGTGGGCGGCGCGGCTGTGGTGGCTGCTGCGCTGGCTGGGCCATGCGCCGGTCGCGGTGCTCGACGGTGGCAAGCCTGCATGGATGGACGCCGGGCTGCCGCTGGAGACCGGCTCTCCGCAGCCGTCCGCCTCAGGCGATTTCGAGCCGGGCGAACCGCTGGTGCCCACGCCCGTCAACGCCGCCGACGTGCTCGCCAACATCGAGACGCAGGATGCCCGCGTGCTCGACGCGCGCGATCCCTCGCGCTTCGCGGGCAATCCCAATCCGCTCGACCCGGTGGCGGGGCACATCCCCGGTGCGCGCAACCACTTCTTCCGCGACAACCTGGGCCCTGACGGCCGCTTCCGCCCTGCCGATGAACTGGCCGAAGCCTTTACCGCCGTGCTGGGCGACGAACCGGCGATCCTCCAGTGCGGATCGGGCGTCACCGCCTGCCACAACGCGCTCGCCATGGCAGTCGCGGGGCTCCCCGCCGGGCGGCTCTACCCCGGATCGTGGAGCGAATGGATCGCCGATCCCGCCCGCCCCGTCGCCACCGGGTCCGAGTAA
- a CDS encoding amidohydrolase family protein, whose product MATAALDRPHADTAYKVIDADTHLTEPHDMWTRRAPASIRDRVPQVKMLNGQRCWVIDGDKSIGTGAHPNSAILKDGGKVRVLDDFLKLQFEDVHVGSSSLRERLQVMDECGIFAQIVYPNILGFGGQAAAKVDADLRLACVKIYNDAVAEMQAESNGRFFPMALLPWWDVDLSIRETERCAAMGLRGININSDPHLVDLDGEKIPDLANEHWYPLWEACEGLEMPINFHIGASETSIDWMGQQGWPSLTRDLRSGISGAMLFFNNGKVVANLIYSGLLDRFRKLKFVSVESGIGWVPFMMEALDYQLVEIAEGRNFEKKPSEYFQSNFYACFWFETGQNAADMVRKVGVDNVLFETDFPHPTGLYPIENLEGRMGDLTHAEKVKVLGGNAAKLYRIEV is encoded by the coding sequence ATGGCCACTGCCGCACTCGATCGTCCGCACGCCGACACCGCCTACAAGGTGATCGACGCCGACACCCACCTCACCGAACCGCATGATATGTGGACCCGCCGCGCGCCCGCCTCGATCCGGGACCGGGTGCCGCAGGTGAAGATGCTGAACGGCCAGCGCTGCTGGGTGATCGATGGCGACAAGTCGATCGGCACCGGCGCGCATCCCAACAGCGCGATCCTGAAGGACGGCGGCAAGGTGCGGGTGCTCGACGACTTCCTGAAGCTCCAGTTCGAGGATGTCCATGTCGGCTCGTCTTCGCTGAGGGAGCGGCTGCAGGTGATGGACGAGTGCGGCATCTTCGCGCAGATCGTCTATCCCAACATCCTCGGCTTCGGCGGGCAGGCGGCGGCGAAGGTGGATGCCGATCTGCGCCTGGCCTGCGTGAAGATCTACAACGATGCCGTGGCGGAAATGCAGGCCGAATCGAACGGCCGCTTCTTCCCGATGGCGCTGCTGCCGTGGTGGGATGTCGACCTTTCCATCAGGGAGACCGAGCGCTGCGCGGCGATGGGCCTGCGCGGCATCAACATCAATTCCGACCCGCATCTGGTCGACCTCGACGGGGAGAAGATCCCCGACCTCGCCAACGAACACTGGTATCCGCTCTGGGAAGCCTGCGAGGGGCTGGAGATGCCGATCAACTTCCACATCGGCGCCTCCGAGACCTCTATCGACTGGATGGGGCAGCAGGGCTGGCCCTCGCTGACGCGCGACCTGCGGTCGGGCATCTCGGGCGCGATGCTTTTCTTCAACAACGGCAAGGTGGTGGCGAACCTCATCTATTCGGGGCTGCTCGACCGCTTCCGCAAGCTCAAGTTCGTCTCGGTGGAGAGCGGCATCGGCTGGGTGCCGTTCATGATGGAGGCGCTGGACTACCAGCTCGTCGAGATCGCCGAGGGGCGCAATTTCGAGAAGAAGCCCTCGGAGTATTTCCAGAGCAACTTCTACGCCTGTTTCTGGTTCGAGACCGGGCAGAACGCCGCCGACATGGTGCGCAAGGTGGGCGTCGACAACGTGCTGTTCGAGACCGACTTCCCGCATCCCACCGGGCTCTATCCGATCGAGAACCTCGAAGGGCGGATGGGCGACCTGACCCATGCGGAGAAGGTGAAGGTGCTGGGCGGTAATGCTGCGAAGCTGTACCGTATCGAGGTGTGA
- the hisS gene encoding histidine--tRNA ligase encodes MNTTPQAIRGTQDIFGADAEAFAHVVETFERVRKLYRFRRVEMPVFEKTAVFSRSLGETTDVVSKEMYSFEDRGGESLTLRPEFTAGIARAYLTDGWKQFAPLKVATHGPLFRYERPQKGRYRQFHQIDAEVIGAAEPMADVELLVMADQLLKELGIAEGVTLQLNTLGDGESREAWRAALVEYFRSHKADLSEDSQDRLERNPLRILDSKDPRDKPFTADAPKIDDYLSAEARDFFGAVTSGLDAAGVAWTRAEALVRGLDYYRHTAFEFVTDRLGAQGTVLGGGRYDGLMVALGGPETPAVGWAAGIERLAMLVADAGQATEAPLTAMLAVEDDAALGFALKTLTALRHQGIDAEIIATGSPRKRFDKAVKSNAKAIVSFVVKDGVPVANLRAGETTPARLAVEQVLVTIQP; translated from the coding sequence ATGAACACCACACCTCAGGCCATTCGCGGAACCCAGGACATCTTCGGCGCAGACGCGGAGGCTTTCGCGCATGTCGTCGAGACTTTCGAGCGCGTGCGCAAGCTCTACCGCTTCCGCCGCGTCGAGATGCCGGTGTTCGAGAAGACCGCCGTATTCTCGCGCTCGCTGGGCGAGACGACCGACGTTGTGTCCAAGGAAATGTACTCGTTCGAGGATCGCGGCGGCGAATCGCTGACGCTGCGGCCCGAGTTCACCGCCGGCATCGCCCGCGCCTACCTGACCGACGGCTGGAAGCAGTTCGCTCCGCTCAAGGTCGCGACGCACGGCCCGCTGTTCCGCTACGAGCGCCCGCAGAAGGGCCGCTATCGCCAGTTCCACCAGATCGACGCCGAAGTGATCGGCGCGGCCGAGCCGATGGCCGACGTGGAGCTGCTCGTCATGGCCGACCAACTGCTCAAGGAACTGGGCATCGCGGAGGGCGTGACGCTCCAACTCAACACGCTGGGCGACGGCGAGAGCCGCGAGGCCTGGCGCGCCGCGCTGGTGGAATACTTCCGCTCCCACAAGGCGGACCTGTCGGAAGATTCGCAGGACCGGCTGGAGCGCAACCCGCTGCGCATCCTCGATTCCAAGGATCCGCGCGACAAGCCCTTCACCGCCGATGCGCCCAAGATCGACGATTACCTGTCGGCCGAGGCGCGGGACTTCTTCGGCGCCGTGACCTCCGGCCTCGATGCGGCGGGCGTCGCCTGGACCCGCGCCGAGGCGCTGGTGCGCGGGCTCGACTACTACCGCCACACCGCCTTCGAATTCGTGACCGACCGCCTCGGTGCGCAGGGCACCGTGCTGGGCGGTGGCCGCTACGACGGCCTGATGGTCGCGCTCGGCGGCCCCGAGACCCCGGCGGTCGGCTGGGCGGCAGGGATCGAGCGCCTCGCCATGCTGGTCGCCGATGCCGGGCAGGCCACCGAGGCGCCGCTGACGGCGATGCTCGCGGTGGAGGACGACGCGGCGCTGGGCTTCGCGCTCAAGACGCTGACCGCGCTGCGCCATCAGGGCATCGATGCCGAGATCATCGCCACCGGAAGCCCGCGCAAGCGCTTCGACAAGGCGGTGAAGTCGAACGCCAAGGCGATCGTCTCGTTCGTGGTCAAGGACGGCGTGCCCGTCGCCAACCTGCGCGCCGGTGAAACCACCCCCGCGCGTCTGGCGGTCGAGCAGGTTCTGGTGACGATCCAGCCGTGA
- a CDS encoding SDR family NAD(P)-dependent oxidoreductase translates to MTYRVAIVTGAAAGIGAACSKRLAQDGIAVGVLDLDEERCADTVQAIKDAGGTAIALGADISNREQAAAAVAKCRDALGPISILVNNAGVTDFTPFEELTDERWDFVYAINVRGPMVMTQLVIKDMKDAGWGRIVNISSSSAQTGAINMICYSSSKGAVVTMTRSMAQEFGPYGITVNNIPPGSVMGTIMSEANRERFQIPTEVLLQTIPVRRMGEPGDIANACAWLCHEASGYVTGQTIGVNGGRVVS, encoded by the coding sequence ATGACCTACCGTGTTGCCATCGTCACCGGCGCGGCTGCCGGGATCGGCGCGGCCTGTTCGAAGCGGCTGGCGCAGGACGGCATTGCGGTGGGCGTGCTCGATCTCGACGAGGAGCGCTGTGCCGACACGGTGCAGGCGATCAAGGACGCGGGTGGCACCGCCATCGCGCTGGGCGCGGACATCTCCAACCGCGAACAGGCCGCTGCCGCCGTGGCGAAGTGCCGCGATGCGCTGGGGCCGATCTCGATCCTGGTGAACAACGCGGGCGTGACCGACTTCACCCCGTTCGAGGAACTGACCGACGAGCGCTGGGACTTCGTCTACGCCATCAACGTGCGCGGGCCGATGGTCATGACCCAGTTGGTCATCAAGGACATGAAGGACGCGGGCTGGGGCCGCATCGTCAATATCTCCTCTTCCTCGGCGCAGACGGGGGCGATCAACATGATCTGCTATTCCTCGTCCAAGGGCGCGGTGGTGACGATGACCCGCTCGATGGCCCAGGAATTCGGACCTTACGGTATCACCGTGAACAACATCCCGCCCGGCTCGGTGATGGGCACGATCATGTCCGAGGCCAACCGCGAGCGCTTCCAGATCCCGACCGAAGTGCTGCTCCAGACCATTCCGGTTCGCCGCATGGGCGAGCCCGGCGACATCGCCAACGCCTGCGCCTGGCTGTGCCACGAGGCTTCGGGCTACGTCACCGGCCAGACCATCGGCGTCAACGGCGGGCGCGTGGTGAGCTGA
- a CDS encoding AraC family transcriptional regulator, translated as MPAAGFSLSELLGDLRLSGRTWCYADLADRAGCAVAGGDGVFFHAVIHGSVRLACAGGAMALLGPGEVAMVLSGEAHALRTDASASTRPHDALRGDGCGDLPLVRGFGEGRVRARVLSGRLRATWPDGVSRAGLPSLLRVGVDLLRADALALSGMGAGSTALLTRLAEAVMVAGLRADPACRSILSGEKRDPVEEAIQLISASPAQPWTVESLARAVGMGRSNFAAQFSGRVGKAPMELVAERRMDHAAMLLRQGRMKIAEIAELAGYGSEAAFCRRFSRHFGVTPSQMREAARIARAGAAPVPSFRALLAGARERAERSRPQVTGAKAERIAPGHVLAVRSKPH; from the coding sequence ATGCCTGCTGCGGGATTCAGCCTGTCCGAGCTGCTGGGAGACTTGCGCCTGTCGGGGCGGACCTGGTGCTATGCCGACCTTGCGGACCGCGCGGGGTGCGCCGTGGCCGGGGGCGACGGAGTCTTCTTCCATGCGGTGATCCACGGTTCGGTGCGGCTGGCCTGCGCGGGCGGCGCGATGGCGCTGCTGGGGCCGGGCGAAGTCGCCATGGTGCTGTCGGGAGAGGCCCATGCCCTGCGCACCGACGCGAGCGCCTCCACCCGCCCGCACGATGCCCTGCGCGGTGACGGCTGCGGTGACCTGCCGCTGGTGCGCGGCTTCGGCGAGGGACGCGTGCGGGCGCGGGTGCTGAGCGGTCGCCTGCGCGCCACATGGCCGGATGGAGTCTCGCGCGCCGGGCTCCCCTCGCTGCTGCGCGTGGGGGTGGATCTGCTCCGTGCCGATGCGCTGGCACTGTCGGGCATGGGCGCGGGATCGACGGCGCTGCTCACGCGGCTGGCGGAGGCGGTGATGGTCGCGGGACTGCGTGCCGATCCGGCCTGTCGCAGCATCCTTTCGGGTGAGAAGCGCGATCCGGTGGAGGAGGCGATCCAGCTCATCTCCGCCAGCCCCGCGCAGCCGTGGACGGTCGAATCGCTCGCCCGCGCGGTGGGCATGGGGCGCTCCAACTTCGCCGCGCAGTTCTCCGGCCGGGTCGGCAAGGCGCCGATGGAACTGGTGGCGGAGCGACGCATGGACCACGCCGCGATGCTGCTGCGGCAGGGGCGCATGAAGATCGCCGAGATCGCCGAGTTGGCGGGGTACGGCTCCGAAGCTGCATTCTGCCGCCGGTTCAGCCGCCACTTCGGCGTGACGCCGAGCCAGATGCGCGAAGCCGCCCGCATCGCCCGCGCCGGTGCCGCCCCGGTGCCCTCGTTCCGCGCCCTGCTTGCGGGAGCGCGGGAACGGGCGGAGCGCAGCCGGCCGCAGGTGACAGGCGCGAAGGCGGAACGCATCGCCCCCGGTCATGTGCTGGCGGTGCGCAGCAAGCCGCACTGA
- the ppa gene encoding inorganic diphosphatase, whose translation MRIDMIPVGDNAPESLNVIIEVPVGGEPVKYEFDKASGALFVDRILHTPMRYPANYGFVPHTLSPDGDPLDALVVARSPFIPGCVVKVRPIAVLNLEDEHGGDEKLLCVPINSTFPYYSHVNEKEDLPDIVYQQVEHFFTHYKDLEKEKWVRVGTWGTAADARRIVLEAIERYEETKVDA comes from the coding sequence ATGCGCATCGACATGATTCCCGTTGGCGACAATGCGCCGGAGAGCCTCAACGTCATCATCGAAGTTCCCGTCGGCGGCGAACCGGTGAAGTACGAATTCGACAAGGCGTCCGGCGCCCTCTTCGTCGACCGCATCCTGCACACGCCGATGCGCTATCCGGCGAACTACGGCTTCGTGCCGCACACCCTGTCGCCCGATGGCGATCCGCTCGACGCGCTGGTCGTCGCCCGCTCGCCCTTCATCCCGGGCTGCGTCGTCAAGGTTCGCCCGATCGCGGTGCTGAACCTCGAAGACGAGCATGGCGGCGACGAGAAGCTGCTGTGCGTGCCGATCAATTCGACCTTCCCGTACTACTCGCACGTGAACGAGAAGGAAGACCTGCCCGACATCGTCTACCAGCAGGTCGAGCACTTCTTCACCCACTACAAGGACCTGGAGAAGGAAAAGTGGGTCCGCGTCGGCACCTGGGGCACCGCCGCCGACGCTCGCCGCATCGTGCTGGAAGCGATCGAGCGCTACGAAGAGACCAAGGTCGACGCGTAA
- the prfA gene encoding peptide chain release factor 1 has product MSISDVRLAQLGGRLAELEARLASGTLEGEAFVAASRDYAELEPVARAAAEVVSMRGELEALQTLEDPDPEMRALAAEEAARLKAELPDAERRLAIAMLPRDAADVRPAMLEIRAGTGGDEAALFAADLYRMYEKYAAEQGWRVEMVSANASDVGGFKEVVANVTGSGVFAKLKFESGVHRVQRVPVTESGGRIHTSAATVAVLPEPSEVDVQIEDKDLKIDIYRASGAGGQHVNTTDSAVRITHLPSGLVVTCQDERSQHKNKAKAMQVLRARLYEKMRDEAQGAEAEARKAMVGSGDRSERIRTYNFPQGRVTDHRINLTLHRLPEVLEGTGLAELVDALIAEDEAKRLAAMDG; this is encoded by the coding sequence GTGAGCATCTCCGACGTTCGCCTTGCCCAGTTGGGCGGCCGTCTGGCCGAACTGGAGGCGCGCCTCGCTTCGGGCACGCTGGAGGGCGAGGCCTTCGTCGCAGCCAGCCGCGACTATGCCGAGCTTGAGCCGGTGGCTCGTGCCGCCGCCGAAGTCGTGTCCATGCGGGGCGAACTTGAGGCGCTCCAGACGCTGGAAGACCCCGATCCCGAGATGCGCGCCCTCGCCGCCGAGGAAGCCGCGCGCCTCAAGGCCGAACTGCCCGATGCCGAGCGCCGCCTCGCCATCGCCATGCTGCCGCGCGATGCGGCCGACGTGCGCCCGGCGATGCTGGAAATCCGCGCCGGCACCGGCGGCGACGAGGCCGCGCTGTTCGCCGCCGACCTCTATCGCATGTACGAGAAGTACGCCGCCGAGCAGGGCTGGCGGGTCGAGATGGTCAGCGCCAATGCCAGCGACGTCGGCGGCTTCAAGGAAGTCGTCGCCAACGTCACCGGGTCGGGCGTGTTCGCCAAGCTGAAGTTCGAAAGCGGCGTCCACCGCGTCCAGCGCGTGCCCGTCACCGAATCGGGCGGACGCATCCACACCTCGGCGGCGACCGTCGCGGTCCTGCCCGAGCCCAGCGAGGTCGATGTCCAGATCGAGGACAAGGATCTCAAGATCGACATCTACCGCGCGTCCGGCGCGGGCGGGCAGCACGTCAACACGACCGATTCGGCCGTGCGCATCACGCACTTGCCCTCCGGCCTCGTCGTTACCTGCCAGGACGAGCGCAGCCAGCACAAGAACAAGGCCAAGGCCATGCAGGTGCTGCGCGCGCGCCTCTACGAGAAGATGCGCGACGAGGCGCAGGGTGCCGAGGCCGAGGCGCGCAAGGCCATGGTCGGCTCCGGCGACCGGTCGGAGCGCATCCGCACCTACAACTTCCCGCAGGGCCGCGTGACCGACCACCGCATCAACCTGACCCTGCACCGCCTGCCCGAAGTGCTCGAAGGCACGGGCCTCGCCGAACTGGTCGACGCGCTGATCGCCGAGGACGAGGCGAAGCGGCTGGCGGCGATGGATGGATAA